ATCTGCTCGGCAGTCAGCACGCCTTCGTGGGGCGGCATGTGACTAACCTGGCCGTTGCGGATGATCGCCTCAATGTCTTCCCGACGCGGGCTATGCAGCCAGATGCCGTCGGTCAGGTTGGGCGCACCCACCAGCTGATTCCCTTCTCCCGTGGGGCCGTGGCAAGCGGCACACAGGGCGAATTTCGGTTGTGAACGCTCGATGGCGCCGGCGTTCTGCGGATCATTGGCAACGCGTTCGCTGGACAGCGCTTGAACGTAGATTGCCATGTCGCGAACCGCGTCCTCACCACCCAGCGCTTGCAGCATTGGCGTCATAGTGCCGCTGCGGCCGAAGGTGATGCTCTTCACGATATCTTCAGGCTTGCCACCGTAGAGCCAGTCGTCATCGGTCAGGTTCGGGTACCCGCGGGCGCCGCGGGCGTCAGAACCGTGGCAGATCGCACAGTTGTTTGCAAACAGCCGCGCGCCCACTGCCATTGGCTCCGGGTACTGAATCAATTCCTCGATCGGCAGCTTGGCAAACTCCTTGAACAGCGGGTCGGAGTGGGCCTTGGCCATCTTCACTTCTTCTTCCCACTGCCCGCCACTGGTCCAGCCCAGCGCGCCCTTGTAGCTGCCCAGGCCCGGGTACAGGGCGAGGTAGGCGAAGGCGAAAGCGATGGTCATCAGGAACATGATGAACCACCAGCGCGGCAGCGGTTGGTTGCGCTCTTCAATACCGTCAAAGGTGTGGCCGGTGGTGTCCTGTTTGGCTTCTTCCGCGGACAGGCGGGAGTTGCCGATCAGCAGCAGACCGTAACCGATCAGGTTGCCGACCACGATGATGACGATATAGACGTTCCAAAAATTGCTCATCGATGGCTCTCCCCAGAGACAGCGTTGTTCATGCGGGCTTTATCGTCTTCGACGGGGAGCGCGCCCAGCTCCTGGTAATGCTTCTTGCGGCCCGGACGGAACGTCCAGGCCACCATCGTGATGAACGCTGCAAAGAAAACCAGCGTGAAAATAGCGTAATAGCTCATCACTTCACCTCTGCACGCGCATGGCCCAGAGAGAACAGGTAAGCAACAACGGCATCTTCTTCGGTCACATTTGCCCATTCGCCGCCTTCGCGGGTCTTGGCCAGCTGCTCGGCAATGTCTTCATCGGTGTAGGGCACGCCGAAGTTCTTCTGGAACACGTTCAGGGTGCGCTCCATGGTGGCCCAGTTCACTTTGTTGCGCTGTAGCCAGGGGTAGGCCGGCATGTTCGACTCCGGTACCACTGAGCGCGGGTCACGCAAGTGCTCACGGTGCCACTGTTCAGTGATCGGGCGCAGGCCAACGCGGCCAAGGTCCGGACCGGTACGCTTGGAGCCCCACAGGAACGGGTGCTCCCAGACGTCTTCGCCAGCCACGGTGTACGGGCCGAAACGCTCAGTTTCAGCACGCAGCGGGCGTACCATCTGGGTGTGGCACACGTGGCAACCTTCGCGGATGTAAACGTCGCGGCCCGCCATTTCCAGCGCCGTGTAGGGGCGCAGGGTCGGGATCGGCTGGGTGGTGGCCTTCTGCCAGAACAGCGGCACGATTTCGACCAAGCCGCCGAAGCTGATGATGATCAGCGTCAGCACGATCAGCAGGCCAACGTTCTTCTCGATGACGGCGTGTTTGCTATTGCTCGACATGATTATGCCTCCACCAGCTTGTTGTCAGCGCCCTGAGCGTCACGGGAGCCACGGATGGTGAGGTACACGTTCGCGGCCATCAGCACCATGCCCAGCAGGAACAGGGCACCGCCGACCAAACGCACGATGTAGAACGGCTGACGCTCGGCCAGCTCTTGCACGAAGTTGTACATCAGGGTGCCGTCTTGGTTCACAGCGCGCCACATCAGGCCCTGCATGATGCCGGATACCCACATCGCAGCGATGTAGAGCACGGTGCCGATGGTGGCGAGCCAGAAGTGCACGTTGATCCAGGAGGTGGAGTACATGCCCTTACGCTCGAACACGCGCGGGATCATTACATACATAGCACCGATGGAAATCATGGCTACCCAGCCCAGTGCGCCGGAGTGCACGTGACCGATGGTCCAATCGGTGTTGTGGCTCAGGGCATTCACGGTCTTGATCGACATCATCGGGCCTTCAAAGGTGGCCATGGCGTAGAACGACAGGGACACGATCAGGAAGCGGATGATGGGGTCGGTACGCAGCTTGTCCCAGGCGCCGGACAGGGTCATGACACCGTTGATCATGCCGCCCCAAGACGGGGCGAACAGCACGATGGAGAACACCATGGCAACCGACTGTACCCAGTCAGGCAGTGCGGAGTAGTGCAGGTGGTGGCCGCCGGCCCACATGTAGATACCGATCAATGCCCAGAAGTGCACGATAGACAGGCGGTAGGAGTACACCGGACGCTGCGCCTGAATCGGCACATAGTAGTACATCATGCCGAGGAAGCCGGCAGTCAGGAAGAAGCCCACGGCGTTGTGGCCGTACCACCATTGCACCATGGCATCGATGGTGCCGGCGTAAGCGGAGTAGGACTTGAACAAGCTGACCGGCACCGCAGCACTGTTAACGATGTGCAGCAGCGCCACGGCAAGGATGAAGGCGCCGTAGAACCAGTTAGCCACATAGATGTGGCTGGTGGTGCGCTTGGCCAGGGTGCCGAAGAACACGATGGCGTAGGAAATCCACACCGCGCCCAGCAGGATGTCGATCGGCCATTCCAGCTCTGCGTATTCCTTGGTGCTGGTGTAGCCCAGCGGCAGGGTGATGGCTGCCAGGACGATGACCAGTTGGTAACCCCAGAACACGAAGTTCGCCAAGCGCGGGAACGCCAGCGTGGTGTGGCAGGTGCGCTGTGCAACGTACAAGGAGGTTCCCATCAACGCACAGCCACCAAAGGCAAAGATCACCGCGTTGGTGTGGAGCGGGCGCAGACGGCCGAAGCTGGTCCACGGAAGCTCGAAGTTCAGGGCGGGCCACGCGAGTTGGCCTGCGATCCAGACACCGACGAACATGCCGACGATGCCCCAGATCACAGTCATGATCGCGAATTTTCGGATAACGCTGTAGTTGTACACCGGAGGCGCGGTTGACTCTTGCATGCTGAGGTCCTTGCAGATTTGTGCGCTTGCACGTTAACAGTGTGATTTTAAAGCCTGTTGACTTGCGTCAAGGTCAAAATTGAACCGGACGTGTCCGGTTCTGCTGCGAAATGGCTGGCAAGCGGTGGCCTTCAAGCAAGAGTGCCCAAACGTGCGGGCACACCTCAGGCCGGGGCGTTCTCCAGCGTGATCCAGACATCCCCATCGCGGATGTCGTGGGTGATCGCAACCAGTTTCTCCCCATGGCACGGACCCGATACACACTCTCCGGATTCGATCTCGAACAAAGCGCCATGGTTTGCGCAGGTAATGAACTGAGCTTGGTCGTCCAAGAACTGGTCAGGCATGAAGTTCAGCTCAATCCCCAGATGGGGGCACCAGTTCCAGTACGTATGCAGCTGGCCGTCCTGCACTACCGCCAGCACCGAGTGGGCACCGAGTTGGAAGCCGCGTGCGGCGCCTTCCTCGAGTTCGTTGCGCGCACAAAGTCGCACTTCGGACATGCCTACTCTCCCAGAACTTGACTACGTAGTGAACGCAAAGCGTCCCCGGACAAACGGGGGCCGAAATCGCTCACTACTTGCGAGGCGGCATGGCAGGCCAAGGTGCCGGCGGTCTGCACGTCCCGGCCACGCGCCACTGCATAGAGAAAGGCGCCCGCGAACGTGTCGCCGGCACCGTTGGTGTCCACCGCCTGGGTGGGCACTCCAGAAACGGCGTGGATTGTACCACTGTCGAAAATTAATGCGCCCCTTGCGCCGCAGGTCACCACCACCTGGCGAGCGACCGCGGACAGCGCTTGCAGCGCCGCTTCCGCCGAGTCGGTGCCGGTGAATTGGCGCGCCTCGTCCTCATTGCAAAACAGCAGGTCGACACCAGCCCCCAGCATTGCCGACAGTCCGTCGCGGAACAATTGGACCATGGACGGGTCTGACAGCGTCATCGCCACCTTCACGCCATGCTGTTCGGCCAGTTCGCGCAGCCGGATGGCCGCAGCGCGCCCGCTGGGCGAGGTCACCAGGTAGCCTTCCAAGTAGACCCAGCGGCTGCGGGCTAGGGCTTGTTCGTCGAGGTCGTCCACCGACACCTGCTCGGAGATGCCGAGGAAAGTGTTCATGGTGCGCTCGGCGTCCGGCGTGACCATGACCAGACAGGTGCCACTGACGCCCTGCGGCCGGTGCGAATGCATGTTGGTGCCGACGCCGGCGCTTAACAGGTCATTCACGTAGAAGGCGCCGGTGTCATCGTCGGCCACGCGGCAGGAGTAGTAGCTCTGTCCGCCCAGACCTTGCACCGTCATTGCGGTATTGGCGGCAGAGCCGCCGCTGGCGCGTTTGCGCGGCTCACCGCTGGCAGTCAGGGCGGCGATGGTACGCAGCTGCTGCGCTTGGGGCACCAGCGTCATCAGGCTCTTGGCAATGCCGTGCTCGGCAAGGAAGGCGTCACTGACGACGAATTCGGTATCCACCAGGGCGTTGCCGATGGCGTACACATCGTAGAGGGGCGACATCCCAACACTCCGTAAAAAATGGCGAAACATTATGCGTTCTAGACGCTCTGTTGCCAAACCTCATCGTTCCATCCGTATACTGCGCCATGTCTCGAAAACGCCCCCCGAAAAAACAAGTCCGACGCCGTGCGCGCCGACGCTTCCCTTGGTCACTGCTGTGGAAACTCCTCGCGGTGCTGCTGCTGGTGGCAGCGGTGGTGCTGGTGTGGATGGACGCGCAGGTGCGCCAACGTTTCGATGCTCATCAATGGCAGCTGCCGGCGCGGGTCTATGCCCAGCCGGTGGAGCTGTACAGCGGCCGGGTTTTGGAATGGCAGCATCTGGAGCAGATGCTGGCGCTGCTGCGCTACCGCAATGCCGCGTCAGCGCCGATGCCGGGCAGTTACCAGCGCCAGGGCGGCACGGTGCTGCTGCATACTCGCGCCTTCCGCGACAGCGACGGCGGTGAGCCGGCCCGGCAGCTACGGCTGACACTGGCTAACGGCCGCATCCAGAAGGTGGCCGCCGCTGATGGCAGCACGTTGCCGGTGGCGCGGCTGGAGCCGTTGCAGGTTGGCAGTATTCACCCCGGCCACAGCCAAGACCGCATTCTGGTGCGCCTAGGCGATACCCCGCAGTTGCTGCACGACATGCTGTTGGCAGTGGAAGATCGCGGTTTTTATGAGCACCACGGTGTGTCGCCGCGAGGTCTGGCACGGGCGGTGTGGTCCAACCTGCGCTCCGGCGGCGTGTCTCAAGGCGGCAGTACCCTGACTCAGCAGCTGGTGAAGAACTTCTACCTGTCCCAGCGTCGGACCATCGGCCGCAAGCTGATGGAGCTGCCGATGGCAGTGCTGCTGGAGCTGCACTATGAAAAAGAACAAATCCTCGAAACCTATCTGAATGAGGTCTACCTCGGCCAGGACGGCGCGCGGGCCATCCACGGCATGGGGTTGGCGGCGCAGTTCTATTTCGGCCGCGCGTTGGAGGAGCTGGAGCCGCACCAGTTGGCGTTGCTG
The sequence above is a segment of the Alcanivorax sp. REN37 genome. Coding sequences within it:
- the ccoP gene encoding cytochrome-c oxidase, cbb3-type subunit III, producing MSNFWNVYIVIIVVGNLIGYGLLLIGNSRLSAEEAKQDTTGHTFDGIEERNQPLPRWWFIMFLMTIAFAFAYLALYPGLGSYKGALGWTSGGQWEEEVKMAKAHSDPLFKEFAKLPIEELIQYPEPMAVGARLFANNCAICHGSDARGARGYPNLTDDDWLYGGKPEDIVKSITFGRSGTMTPMLQALGGEDAVRDMAIYVQALSSERVANDPQNAGAIERSQPKFALCAACHGPTGEGNQLVGAPNLTDGIWLHSPRREDIEAIIRNGQVSHMPPHEGVLTAEQIHVIAAYVYSLSHSQPEK
- a CDS encoding cbb3-type cytochrome oxidase subunit 3, whose protein sequence is MSYYAIFTLVFFAAFITMVAWTFRPGRKKHYQELGALPVEDDKARMNNAVSGESHR
- the ccoO gene encoding cytochrome-c oxidase, cbb3-type subunit II, producing the protein MSSNSKHAVIEKNVGLLIVLTLIIISFGGLVEIVPLFWQKATTQPIPTLRPYTALEMAGRDVYIREGCHVCHTQMVRPLRAETERFGPYTVAGEDVWEHPFLWGSKRTGPDLGRVGLRPITEQWHREHLRDPRSVVPESNMPAYPWLQRNKVNWATMERTLNVFQKNFGVPYTDEDIAEQLAKTREGGEWANVTEEDAVVAYLFSLGHARAEVK
- the ccoN gene encoding cytochrome-c oxidase, cbb3-type subunit I, whose amino-acid sequence is MQESTAPPVYNYSVIRKFAIMTVIWGIVGMFVGVWIAGQLAWPALNFELPWTSFGRLRPLHTNAVIFAFGGCALMGTSLYVAQRTCHTTLAFPRLANFVFWGYQLVIVLAAITLPLGYTSTKEYAELEWPIDILLGAVWISYAIVFFGTLAKRTTSHIYVANWFYGAFILAVALLHIVNSAAVPVSLFKSYSAYAGTIDAMVQWWYGHNAVGFFLTAGFLGMMYYYVPIQAQRPVYSYRLSIVHFWALIGIYMWAGGHHLHYSALPDWVQSVAMVFSIVLFAPSWGGMINGVMTLSGAWDKLRTDPIIRFLIVSLSFYAMATFEGPMMSIKTVNALSHNTDWTIGHVHSGALGWVAMISIGAMYVMIPRVFERKGMYSTSWINVHFWLATIGTVLYIAAMWVSGIMQGLMWRAVNQDGTLMYNFVQELAERQPFYIVRLVGGALFLLGMVLMAANVYLTIRGSRDAQGADNKLVEA
- a CDS encoding Rieske (2Fe-2S) protein translates to MSEVRLCARNELEEGAARGFQLGAHSVLAVVQDGQLHTYWNWCPHLGIELNFMPDQFLDDQAQFITCANHGALFEIESGECVSGPCHGEKLVAITHDIRDGDVWITLENAPA
- a CDS encoding adenosine kinase: MSPLYDVYAIGNALVDTEFVVSDAFLAEHGIAKSLMTLVPQAQQLRTIAALTASGEPRKRASGGSAANTAMTVQGLGGQSYYSCRVADDDTGAFYVNDLLSAGVGTNMHSHRPQGVSGTCLVMVTPDAERTMNTFLGISEQVSVDDLDEQALARSRWVYLEGYLVTSPSGRAAAIRLRELAEQHGVKVAMTLSDPSMVQLFRDGLSAMLGAGVDLLFCNEDEARQFTGTDSAEAALQALSAVARQVVVTCGARGALIFDSGTIHAVSGVPTQAVDTNGAGDTFAGAFLYAVARGRDVQTAGTLACHAASQVVSDFGPRLSGDALRSLRSQVLGE